One genomic window of Monodelphis domestica isolate mMonDom1 chromosome 1, mMonDom1.pri, whole genome shotgun sequence includes the following:
- the CIAO2B gene encoding cytosolic iron-sulfur assembly component 2B isoform X1 has product MVGAGSGAGLGGLLENANPLIYQRSGERPVTAGEEDDQVPDSIDDREIFDLIRSINDPEHPLTLEELNVVEQVRVKVNDRESTVAVEFTPTIPHCSMATLIGLSIKVKLIRSLPERFKMDVHITPGTHASEHAGEYGSPVPHFSIFSSSGNTQERMGLGWFFSLFPAMQHEIFLHFWGLN; this is encoded by the exons ATGGTGGGCGCGGGCAGCGGCGCTGGCCTTGGCGGCCTCTTGGAGAATGCGAACCCGCTGATCTACCAACGGTCCGGGGAGCGGCCTGTCACCGCTGGCGAGGAAGATGACCAAGTCCCTGATAGCATTGACGACCGAGAGATCTTCGA CCTGATCCGGTCCATCAATGACCCAGAGCACCCGCTCACCTTGGAGGAGCTGAATGTGGTGGAACAAGTCCGGGTGAAA GTTAATGACAGGGAGAGTACAGTGGCTGTGGAATTTACTCCCACAATCCCTCACTGCAGCATGGCAACATTAATCGGTCTGTCCATCAAAGTCAAGCTGATCCGCTCCCTGCCGGAAAGGTTCAAG ATGGATGTTCACATTACCCCTGGGACGCATGCCTCAGAACATGCTGGTGAGTATGGGTCTCCAGTCCCACACTTTTCCATTTTCAGTTCCAGTGGAAACACCCAAGAAAGGATGGGATTAGGgtggtttttttccttatttccagcCATGCAGCATGAAATCTTTCTTCATTTCTGGGGTCTGAATTAG
- the CIAO2B gene encoding cytosolic iron-sulfur assembly component 2B isoform X2: MVGAGSGAGLGGLLENANPLIYQRSGERPVTAGEEDDQVPDSIDDREIFDLIRSINDPEHPLTLEELNVVEQVRVKVNDRESTVAVEFTPTIPHCSMATLIGLSIKVKLIRSLPERFKMDVHITPGTHASEHAVNKQLADKERVAAALENSHLLEVVNQCLSARS, translated from the exons ATGGTGGGCGCGGGCAGCGGCGCTGGCCTTGGCGGCCTCTTGGAGAATGCGAACCCGCTGATCTACCAACGGTCCGGGGAGCGGCCTGTCACCGCTGGCGAGGAAGATGACCAAGTCCCTGATAGCATTGACGACCGAGAGATCTTCGA CCTGATCCGGTCCATCAATGACCCAGAGCACCCGCTCACCTTGGAGGAGCTGAATGTGGTGGAACAAGTCCGGGTGAAA GTTAATGACAGGGAGAGTACAGTGGCTGTGGAATTTACTCCCACAATCCCTCACTGCAGCATGGCAACATTAATCGGTCTGTCCATCAAAGTCAAGCTGATCCGCTCCCTGCCGGAAAGGTTCAAG ATGGATGTTCACATTACCCCTGGGACGCATGCCTCAGAACATGCTG TGAACAAACAGCTTGCTGACAAGGAGCGCGTTGCAGCAGCTTTGGAGAATTCCCATTTGCTGGAAGTGGTAAACCAATGTCTGTCAGCCCGTTCCTAG